A part of Propioniciclava coleopterorum genomic DNA contains:
- a CDS encoding ImmA/IrrE family metallo-endopeptidase produces MASNEDARAAREAKLDELHEKLTGAVESLVSGDDWRQALAFAARFRSRSFNNTMLIWVQHEAAFEAGRVPEPFPTLVAGYRQWQGLGRQVMKGQPGYMIFAPVTGRFATATPADAGSWRRLGPRETPKAGEVVRSRMVGARPAYVWDASQTDGEPLPVPPAPTLLEGEAPSGLWDGLAGQIRGAGFEVLRVPHEGMISGANGMTDYEERTVAVRENMDPAAQVKTLAHELAHVLMHDPDDEEARQHRGIREVEAESVALMIGAAHGMDTTGYTIPYVSTWAARVDGQEPVQVVQSTGERVRKTALAILDQLDTLQVGDGTPPGLERDAPSPRTSRTAANSVETDRPRAASAPALAGRRL; encoded by the coding sequence ATGGCATCGAACGAGGACGCCCGCGCGGCGCGAGAGGCGAAGCTCGACGAGCTGCACGAGAAGCTGACCGGCGCGGTCGAGTCGCTGGTCTCGGGTGACGACTGGCGCCAGGCGCTCGCCTTCGCGGCGCGGTTCCGGTCGCGGTCGTTCAACAACACGATGCTGATCTGGGTGCAGCACGAAGCCGCGTTCGAGGCAGGCCGCGTGCCCGAACCCTTCCCCACCCTGGTTGCCGGGTACCGGCAGTGGCAGGGGCTCGGTCGGCAGGTGATGAAGGGCCAGCCGGGCTACATGATCTTCGCGCCCGTGACGGGCCGGTTCGCCACCGCGACCCCTGCCGATGCGGGCTCGTGGCGGCGGCTCGGGCCGAGGGAGACGCCGAAGGCCGGCGAGGTGGTGCGCTCGCGGATGGTCGGAGCCCGGCCGGCCTACGTGTGGGATGCCTCCCAGACCGACGGAGAACCATTGCCAGTTCCGCCCGCTCCGACGCTGCTGGAAGGCGAAGCACCCTCGGGGCTGTGGGACGGGCTGGCCGGGCAGATTCGCGGCGCGGGGTTCGAGGTGCTGCGGGTGCCACACGAGGGGATGATCTCCGGCGCGAACGGCATGACCGACTATGAGGAGCGCACGGTAGCGGTGCGGGAGAACATGGACCCTGCTGCGCAGGTCAAGACGCTCGCGCACGAGCTGGCGCACGTGCTGATGCACGATCCCGACGACGAGGAAGCACGTCAGCATCGCGGCATCCGCGAGGTCGAAGCCGAGTCCGTCGCGCTGATGATCGGTGCCGCGCACGGCATGGACACCACCGGGTACACGATCCCGTACGTCTCGACCTGGGCCGCCCGCGTGGACGGCCAAGAGCCCGTCCAGGTGGTGCAGTCCACCGGCGAGCGGGTGCGGAAGACCGCGCTGGCGATCCTCGACCAGCTCGACACGCTCCAGGTCGGCGACGGCACCCCGCCCGGACTCGAACGCGACGCTCCCAGTCCGCGCACCTCCCGTACGGCTGCGAACTCGGTGGAGACCGATCGTCCGCGTGCTGCGTCGGCGCCAGCGCTGGCAGGGCGGAGGCTGTGA